From the genome of Lytechinus pictus isolate F3 Inbred chromosome 4, Lp3.0, whole genome shotgun sequence:
aaaacataaaaaaagcaaaaaataaaataaaccctAACCTCAAAACAGACACACTGTTTTTTTTACGGCTCACAAAATTGATTGTAGAACATCTTAATAGTGAGAAAGTAAAAGTAATCGGGAATCCCACTTAATGTCTTCCGTAGTGCAATAATTAATAGGCTCTACTTCTACcagattttttcccctttagttataaaaaaagttttctaAAAGTGCTATAGTTCACCGCAAGAGGAAATAGATATCTTATGCAACTTCATGCTCACGTGACCTTCTATATTGCTGTGTCACCTCCCAGGGACTTGCTAAAAAAGGTcgaattcaattttttgtgttTCCCATTTCGTAATTATCATACCCTATATCACTGTCAGTTGGAAAGCCCTTGCGAGATATAATTTACACAATCTAACGACGCCCGTTAGGctaacatataggcctacagggaTGGTGTTGTATTACAGATGCTAAATTTGTTGACCATGAAAATGATACTTGATGGTTTGTTCAATTACAACTCACAAATTTGACTGGCATTTCTTaagttttccccctttttctctctcACAAAACAACgccaaagaaatacatttgaaGTGGAATTGAGGCCCCTGCATGCGTGTAAATTCGTAATATTCCAGTTTGTCTGCAAACTTACTGCCTCGGAAATTTTGTGCTTGGCGGTTTGTGCTCGTTTAGGGGCCAGAAGCCATTATTCCGTCATCTATACATTTCACCAATCGGCTTGCGTGAAGTCCTCAGGCAATTCCTGGCATTAGCCAATCAGCGCGCAGATTCTAAATGGGTCAGGGGTAATGAACTCGAATCGAAAGGCAATATTTCATGGGGGGGAAAAAAACTACAAACACATGTCTCCGATATGCGTGCATACTGTATAGATATATTGTACGCAAACCCCCATTCACTTCTCAACGTACAAGTCCAAACGATCGACGCGGTATGAAGTGAGATTTTATGCATTAATCGGTCTCTGTGAAACAAACGCGTAGTGCAAATGTGATTTAAAGGAATATTTCCCGTAGACCTGGACCAAGAAATAAGGTAAAGTATGATCCGTAAGCTTGTACTTATTTAAGTAGATGTCTTTGCATAGCGTGTTAAATGAAGCTGAATGAGAAAGATTATGTGATATCGGCGCGTGCGACAGCGTCACTGTATGGTTTCAGTTGTAAACACGGCTTTGATATTGAACGTGAACGAGGGGCGAGAGTAGGCAGGGATAGTCGGCCGAGAGACACCGGCTCTGCATATTACAGGTCCACTGTATTTCCCTTGTGAAAATACCACTTCGTTTTTGCAGGAACgtataatgatacatgtattaacTCCCAGGGACTGCCCAATGTTATACCTTGAATTGATGTTGACCTCAAATAAACACAAGTGTACTTGATTGTTTGTTCAATTGAATTaaactgatgaatattcattagtttgAGTTGTATTCATGCATACATGTTTAAGCCTATGCTTGCACCATATAGGCTGTCCATTGCCATAGCTAGCATAAATGTTACATTTGAGAAAAATGGGTATGGGGGGAGGGGCTGTTATGATGAAGGTATAATTCATAAGTCACAACATTGACCAAGCAGGACCTGACAAGCTACATGTGGTACGTTGTGTGCATATTATCAGATTTTGCTCCCACAGATTCATTTCAAATAAAGCATATTCATGAGACTATTTAGATAGTCATAGACTATGTTGATCATTGtggatatttcattttctgtgaaaataataaaacaacaccatacaacaaaaacaacaatgatgatgataatgattataattataacaacaacaataacagaacaacaacaataatgataacaatgataacatcagtaatcatcatcatagaGTGATAATGtttattgataattttgatgattatgaaaACAGTGTAGATCTAATAGTGGAAATGCTGATGAtgaatatactactactactattactactactactactactactacaactactactactactactactactactactactactactaccactaccactaccactaccactactactactactactactactactactacttctactactactactactactactactactactactactactactactactactactactactactactactactaatactactactactactactactacttcttctactactactactactactactactactactactactactactactactactaccactactactactactattattactactactactattattactactactactactattactactactactactactactactactactactactactactactactactacttctactactactactactactactactactactactactactactactactactactattactactactactactactactactactagtactactactactactactactattactactactactactactattactactactactactactactactactactactactactactactacttctactacttctactactactactactactactactactactactactacttcttttactactactactactactactactactactactacttctactactactactactactactactactactactactactactactactactactactactactactactacttctactactactactactactactactactactattattattactactactaccaccactactactaccattactactaccactactactactaagtactactactactactacgactactactactactactactactattactactactactactactactactactactactactacttctactactactactactactactactactactactactactactacttctactactactactactactactaccaccactactaccactattactactactactactactactactagtgtACACCACTACCACCgctactaactactactactaagatAGGGGAAGCCCCTTTTCTATCAAGCATATtacagaataaataaaaaatattaataataaaggggggtgggggcacaaCAAATCTCAAAGGTCAGTGAGAGGAGCAATAAGGCCAATCAAATGTAATCGCTGGCAATGGCATTTTATGGCATTGGTTTAATCAAGCCGTGTGTATaggatgatgataaataatcaatgattattagtaattatataatgatagcaattatgataatgataataattatgatataattatacactttaaattccaaggatttaaaataaatccagatcggctgcgAATTGTGACCAGCCAAATTTGGGATTTGTTTTTGATTTTCTtcttaaatctcaaatgatttaaattcaaaccTTTTAGCTTTATTTTTAAATCCTTATGGTTTGAATCTTAATCTAATATTTGGTTGGTCACTATTCAAAGCCAATCTGGATTtattaaatccttggaatttttAGTGTagcaattatgataaaatagttaaaaataatttaactatttattattgttaaaacTGTAATGATATCTCGGCTctatgtatgtacagtatgtacagtatatctgtttttctatctatctatctatctatctatctatctatctgtctgtctgtctgtctgtctgtctgtctgtctgtctgtctgtctgtctgtctgtctgtctgtctatctttTCACCTGTCTGTCTATCttttcatctatctatctatctatctatctatctatctatctatctatctatctatctatctatctatctatctatctatctgtctgtctatcttttcatctatctatctatctatctttctttctatctatctctctatatATCTAGCCATCTCTCactgtctatctgtctgtccatctatctgtctgtctgcctatctgtctgtctatctatatgtctctCACTGTATGTATGTTTATCTGTCTgtccatctatccatctatctggcTGTCTAtctgtccgtccgtctgtctctcactgtatgtctgtctgtctctcactgtatgtctgtctgtctctcactgtatgtctgtctgtctgtccatcTGTCTGCAGACATACATGTGCATGTCCCTACCCACCTTTCCATCAATCTAGCTGTGTATCTATCCTTTCatctattattttgttgccCAGCATACATGTACTGCACTTAATGTTTTTTAAATGGGTCTATACCTGTAGGtctattatcatcatatgaagTTTGCTCGTCGTGCAGTCCTACATGTAGGAGCATGGATATTCCTGCATAGATTCTAcatatagctacatgtatatatgtatatgtaaaataaaagttCATTGCACTCTGTACTATTTAGGATAAAGTATAGAGCATCTTTTTGTGTGTCAGTTTAtcattataaattattattttctattattgtttttatgtgaAAATTCTTTGTTTACTGAGAAATAAGAAAGAAGATCAGAAAAAGTACCTCTGAACTGGGGGAAAGATCTGTATTTATTCCTGTctgtatatatttcacccttacagacatatttgatatttctatcACTCTTTGTGTACACATTATACTGTTTTATTAATCTTAAATGACCTACCCACATGCATCTTACACATTTATGTTTGTTCATCCTTCTGACTGTTTATGGTATGTTTATATGCCAGTTTAATGTCTTTCCTATGTATATTATATTGGCAACATTATTAATGTGTCGTATAAATACAAGAAACTTTATTTATGTGTACTTGGAATGCAATTAGATTATTTATGGTCCATAACTCGCAAGCCAAGAATGTTTTTAAGTTCAGACCTTTCCAAAGGTTCATGATGAATGTATCTTTTCTCGGTTTACAGACCTTCTCCAGTGAGGAGAGACGAGACAAACTAGGACGCTGTAGACAAGGAGGAAGGAAGGAGAGAACGAAAAATCCCACcgaattttttgtatatatgatGAGTGCCAAAGCCGATCCCTCCAATACGACAACGACGACGACGTCACAGTGTGACTGTCCAGAAAAGATGAACCATCACAGCATTCTATACACGTTATTATCATCAGGGACATCGACGACCACAGCAACGTCGTCATCGCCGAATCCGGCAGCGACGGACGATGTGTGTCAACCTAATTCGGAAGAAGAGAAGGCCGGGGGTAAGGAACAGGAGGCAATATATTCATGGGATTGCACAATGAGGGCGCCCCACTTGACGCAGACTCTACCCACGATCATCAAACTCAAACACTCGGAGGAGGTGTGTCCGTACGCGGCCCAGCTCCTCCTCAAAACCGTGGATTTCATCCGGAATCTACCCGCGGTGCTGTGTCTCTCACGGAGCGATCGTGTACGACTTCTCCAGCACTGCTGGTCAGAACTCCTTATTCTTACCATGGCGCAATGTGAGTTCCACATACAAGTGGAAAAAGTTTCTTTTCCCAAAGACTTGCAAGATAATACCACCAATGTAAATAATAAGCCCACATCTACGGTGACATCCGTTGCCAGATCGTGTTCGGAAAAGGATTGTCGTGAGGGCGCCCTACTGAAATATATTATTGCAACACAAGGAATTCCCACCACGTCGGACATAGATACTTTAAATGCTTTTTTCCAAAAGTGTCAGACACTGGAGATCGACGATAAAGAATTCGCGTATCTGAAATCAACCATATTCTTCAATCCAGGTAAGAAAGTACAAAAGTTCtaaaagttttttttgggaggggggggggggggaaataccAGGGCTATTTATAGTTTTGCATAAAGTATTGCACCTTAATGCATGCTGGAGATATTACAAAGCGCTTGTGTTTTAAATTTCTCTTGTGCTTAACTCCTGAAGTAAtcagaattatatttttttcattaatttgagATTGTAGCTCTAAGAATAAAAGACGAGTCTGGTGGTTCATCCTCCTATGGAATaatagaggccgttctcattacgctttctaaaactagtttactggaaaccgattcaggaaaccgattcaggaaaccagtttggaagatcgctttgctagcattcccactTGATCGCGCGAAATacgaaaccgcagcgtaggcattctacacctgtcgttgGAGTAGCACGCACAAAATaagcgaagatcgcttcccgaaaaacggttgtgtcctcacttgtgctaaaaccagtttaccgaggcgaagcgatcttgaaaactacatcgcgaggtggttttctgaactggtttggaagatcacttccaagaccacttcgaccgttctcactacgcgttaaactagtttccactctccactaaactagtttccagtaaactagtttaaggaacgtagtgagaacggtgtcttagaCATGGCATGATTGTGAAGACTCAGTTCTTGCCTTGAACTTGCCAGAAGACTTGGCCGTACAAAAagtgattatacatgtacattttggtACTTGTACCGGCTATGTCCTATCTCTTTTGTGTCTACCAGATGTATTTGGACTTGTCTATACACTGTAGTTTTAATGATCGATTCATATTCTTattgaaagtaaataaaaatattgtgatGTGGTTCCGTAGAGGTTGGGAAGATTGGCGAGTTCTCAAGAAACCGTCAGTGAGGTGTAATCTGATGCAACTAAACCATATTTGTTAACATCCCTGTATCATGTGGTAGTACCGTAGTGCCCGGCACATATAGAGTATGCATGGATCTTcaaattttttcaaattcaaagttgttttattttattttcaacagaacaaaataaaatggtcgtgaataattacaatgacattTGCAAATTAAACTTatacaaacaatgtaaattgAGGTAGGTACgatgtttgatatttttcataagtaaaacaaattattatacaaattatgcaaattatcatACACATtatacagggaataatttttctGGTATTGCATGattcgcatcgcaatttgctccacatttttgaaagactgctatgcataaagtgtttgtatagcatatttttacataggactgtacattaggcctacttagttgagagcttttctctcaTTTGccattcaaatttgtaaagcaaaattattccctgtcaTAAAGatctgagaaaatggagggatccactaaaaacaTTGGATGTACAGTACATCAGCCATTATTATGTTTAAATTGAAATGCACAGAATCAAGCCTGTTCTTTTGCAGATGATATTAAACCAATGAAGACGAAGGCGATGGTTTGTGCCATTTGATCAGGCTGAGGGCACAGTATGCCTTTGCACCTGGAGTTTTGATGGCATGGGaggttgttgattttttttttttttactgtgcgGGGAGAATGGATGGTAGTGCAATGTCATGGATACGGCAGGCCTGAGGATTGgggtgagagggagagagagagagagtgtgtgtgagggaggagagagagagagggagaatggAAGAGATAGGGAGGGGTGAGGAGAGGGGAAAAAGAGGTGGAAGGTATATGTagagtgggggggggtgggggtgatgTTTAGAGGAAGGGGGTTATGACAAGGAGTATGAGATACATGGCGATGGGAGTGAaaggaagagagatagagaatggAAAAAGAGATAGGGAGGGGTGAGGAGAGGGGGGGAAAAGAGGTGGAAGGTATATgtagagtggggggggggtcggggtgATGTTTAGAGGAAGGGGGTTATGACAAGGAGTATGAGATACATGGAGATGGGAGTGAaaggaagagagatagagaatggAAGAAGAAATATGGAGGGGTGAGGAGAGGAGAGGGGATAAAGAGTTGGAAGGTATATGTAGAGTGGGGGTTGGGGTGATGTTTAGAGGAAGGGGGTTATGACAAGGAGTATGAGATACATGGCGATGGGAGTGAaaggaagagagatagagaatggAAGAAGAGATAGGGAGGGGTGAggagagggggaaaaaagagGTGGAAGGTATATGTAGAGGAGGGTTGATATGTTTACAGGAAAGGAAATATGACAAGGAGTATGAGAACTGCATCATGGGAATGAATGGAAGGGGGGGAGATAGATTGGAAGAAGAGTTGGGGGAAAATGaggcacgggggggggggggggaggggcgagGTAAAAGGGTGGTGGAGGAAGGGGTTGTGGCAGGAAGTAATTGGAGCGGCAGAAAAAAGAACGGAAGAAGAGGTAAGGGAATCAAGGAAAGAAAATATGTTAATAGTCTTGAAACATGTTTAGAATTCTCACATCgaattattgaaattaaaaaaacaatgtaaACATATTGCAAATACATTTACACAACGTATTTTTGTTGTCATTAcagcaaatacatgtaaatggacgATACCTGTGTAAGGCCTACAGCACCCCTTTGATATTTTCACTAAAACTCTGTTAATAAACAATGTAGTACAATAATGAACCAATATGCATTCATGTTTTCAATATAATATGTACATAAATTCACACATGATATTGACAATTCCTGAATAAACATAGATAAATCAGCAGTGTTTAGCCTTGTATACCcatcttttatttcatatgattATACCAGTATATATCTTATAGTGAGTCATTGCTCTCGTGAAACAGGAGTTTAGATTTATTACAGAGGAAAGACCTTGAGCAGACTATATACAATCTTGAACTATCCTAATCAAATTGCTTGTGACCGTATTTTGTCATGAAAAATGAAAGCTTTATAattatacatgcatattttttttgttttgatgttATTGTAGTTTAGAGTTTAGACTCAGAATTTTTTGAGATCATATAGGAGAGGTGATTTTAACCAGTTGTTGACtataaaattatgtaatttCCATTTATAAGCTTTCTACAAGGTACCTAGTTCCAGTAAGAGGTTGGTTGGGGTGGGGTCTTGGGGAGAGGACAAAACCTTGaaccattcaaataaaaaatgctTGTGATCATTTTCTAATCAATAAATTTGCTATGCTGCAATTTTATTATTGATGTTTTGGTAGACGGACATTGAAAAGTTGAAGGGAGGGATTTTTAAAACAAAGGATAGGTTGAAGTTGTGAtatatgatggtggtgatgatgatgatgaaaatgatgatgatgatgatgatagtgatgatgttgatggtgataattagatgataatgatgatgatgaagatgatgatgattatggtgataattagatgatgatgatggtgataattagatgatgatgatggtgataatgatgatggtgttgatgatgatgttgatggtgatgatgatgatgatggtgatgattagatgatgatgattatggtggtggtgatgatgatgtgattatgatgatggatggcggggggggggggcctgaaTTACATGTATCTGATTAATGGAATTCCTTTTTAATACCCTCTTTCAAATTTAATGCAATTTCTTACCCAAGGCTTCATTTTCATCAGGTTTGGAGAATAGGGTGAAAGGGGTGGGATGGAGGGGTTTGGGAGGgtagaggaaaagaaaaaactgttgAGATTGAACTCATCTAATATATCATTTGACCCCCTTtctattttcattgtatttttttttgttcagacCAAATTCTTTCATCAAGTTAGGTCCAGATATTTTTAATGTGGGGGCAACCTTGAAACCATCTAAACTTGAATTGCTCTTGACACTCTTTCTGGTATTGATGCAATTGTTATGCATCATGGATTGTCTATCAGGGGTAGATGTAGACATGTTGTGATGAAGAGCAAGCGTggaggaatggggggggggggtaaattgaactttcatatttcaaatcatttgtAACCCTTTCTCCgttgtacatgtaagtgcaaCATTTATATTGATCCGTCTTTGTATCAGTTTCAGATCCCACCCAAACCTTTCAGGGCTACTTTAATGTGGATTTTACAAACCAAAATTTGCTAGCTCTGTATTACAGCTTACATGGGACTCTATAGGAATTTTCGTGGCTCATATTTAGTTTTCTGTGACTCTTTAGGGCAGTTTGGGGTGAATTTGCCCCGAGTtcctttgtgtgtgtgtgtgggggggggggggtaataataataataggcaaatattctattccgaggcacgatgttattgttattattaccccggctttagctcgagctgcctttcagcgctcatgcattcaaggaattaatcctgccaggtacccattcacctcacctgggttgagtgcagcacaatgtggataaatttcttgctgaaggaaattacgccatggctgatttgaacccacgaccctctgtttcaaagtcagaagactaatccactgggccacaacgctccacacgtACTTGGGTAAACTTGGATTATATTAATTATTAGTGACATTGCTTTGCTTGTGACCATGTTTCTGAGGTAGTGCAATGATATTTTAGACTTTGTTGCATTGGGTGAAATAGACAGAGAGGGAAGGAGGGGGTTTAATATGTGTAGGGGTTTAGAAGATGAGGGAAAGGGAATAATTAGGATGGAACTCAtcttataattattttggaccattggcggcggaaggcaaaaaatttagggggggtccacctaaaattttgggatggacacaggtaaaaaatttgacaagcaaaaaaagaaaaaaaaaagttatcaaaacttttagggggggggacaaCAACatatttaggggggacgcaggaaaaaaattgacaagcaaaaaaaaaaaaaaaaaaggttctcgactaaaaatttagggtgggaccgtccccccacctcaaatttaggggggggggacaggtccccccgtcccccccgcttccgccgcctatgtttTGGACACTCTGTTTTCACCgtaatttttcttgttcatgCTAAATTCTGTCATCAAATATGTTaatagcgtgtgtgtgtgtgtgggggggggggcatccagAGAACCAATCAAAATTGACTCACCTTTGACCCCCTTTCCtgttataattttgtttcatgcaatttttttcatgataatgGTTAAAGTCTGAATACCACTTGACAGGGGTAACTTTATTAAATCACCCCAAATGAATTGCTTTAGAATTAAcctggggtgtttcataaagctgtttgtaagttaagaatgactggtgaacatttcttatgcgctaaaccatcgccaatgaacattttggtgtataccaggatcaccagtcgttcttaacttacgaacagcttaatgaaacacccaccagcttTCTGAAATTAATGTCTACGTCATACACTGTGTATCAGGGGTAGATATAGagatgttgtgtgtgtgtggggggggggggaggtgagcATATTGTTAGAAGGGAGGGTTAAGTTTGAAATCTCCCATGAAATCGTTTGTATTTTAGGTTGGGGAGGGGGCTCAGGAGTCACAAAGTTATTTTTAGATTTTAATTTAGAATGATGCAGATTCATGTTCACACCGTCATCAAAACATGGCAGTCTCATTTGCGATTgaatgtacccccccccccccggtagtTACCGTTTTGCTCGTGGTAAAACTAAAGAATTTAAGCTCGCACATTACCAATTTATAAGTACATTCATTTGTGAAGTCATGGTTATCTTTATGAACGGCTTTGTGAAACCAACCCCTGTACTGACAGAGATCAGACAAATAGTAAGAAATATCTGAGATATTTGATTGAAAGTCTAGAAAGGTTATTGTAgcttaaaggaaaataaaacatttggaacaagatagcttgtgtgaaaacagaaaaataaaagaaacagatcaacgaaggtttgaaaaaaaatcggacaaataatgagaaaagtTATGactatttgaatattgcgatcactaatgctatggagatcctcccattggcaatgcgacaaagatgtgtaatgtcacttgtgaacaactcttccagtatttttgtatatatttcacttaaactgcctcttttctcacatctatcagtagatcatgttttctttctatAAAGTAGATCATgcattctttctataggagggcatgtaatacaattttccaagaaaagatggataaagagtttgcaTTACCATacgaaagagcaaaaagagacattttgggggtatttataGTCcaccaaagggaaagttgttcacatgtgatgatgtgacatcacacatctttgtttcattgccaatgagaggatctcaatagcattagtgatcgcaatattcaaatgctcataactttctcattatttgtccgattttgctCAAATTTTCTGTGTGcttgttctttgatttttctgtttccacacaagtccaaatattccaaaggtttcattcccctttataGAAAATTTGGTTACTAGATCTTCAAGTCCATTCAAACTAGATGTGAGTCACAGTTTCGGATATGAATGAAACCGTCCTGTGGGGACGTCCTCCTCCTTATCACTGGAACTTTGTCCGACTATTATTACGACTGCAACGACATGAGTCAGTGTCCCATCCATAGTCATGAGAACcctaaaatattttatgcatgcGAATGAATACTGACTCTGCTCTAAGACAAAAGAGTCTGTGACTCTCAGGGTTTGATGCAGGaaagaaaatttttatttttaggggcTATTTTTGCCACAATGGggcaatttttgaattttttgttcctatttattttatatcaatGGCTACTATTATTTGCCCATTAACCAATTATGCTGTATAATTATtctgctgtacatgtacatgtatatagaatattgattttctaaaatgCTGTGGATTATTGTGTCTGGTACATCATGGGGGAACTTTAGTAAAGATGGCCCCCCAAGTATtccattttgcaaatatgagGGGCAATTTTGGCTGTCATGAGGCCTAACTTGCCTGTCACCTCCACCTAATGTCTATGCTGGTCTGGCAATGCAGACTACTCTCTGAGTCATTGGCCCCACAGAGAGCTTCTGAGCCTTACTCCTGCTGATGTATTACACCTCAACTCCTCAACCCCTCTTCCTCTGGAGATAAACGCGGATAGAACCTTCTTTTCTCCCCCCATTTCCTGCTTAATCCCAAACTAAACATGTTGTCATTTATTCAATCCGATATATCAATGTCTAGACTTGCCAGGTCGCCACGGTAACTGCGCTAGACCCACGCCATTCTCCATCCTACACCGCTAATCTCTCAAGTCACAACTTTCCTTTCGAGCATTTATCTTGGCTTCGAGGATGGAGATGCGGTCGAGATAGTAGGAGCAAGGTTTCTCCAATGTAGATTCATATGTTTGTTCCAATTcctatgattaaaaagaaatcatttcACCACAGTTCACATCAGC
Proteins encoded in this window:
- the LOC129258233 gene encoding nuclear receptor subfamily 0 group B member 1-like produces the protein MMSAKADPSNTTTTTTSQCDCPEKMNHHSILYTLLSSGTSTTTATSSSPNPAATDDVCQPNSEEEKAGGKEQEAIYSWDCTMRAPHLTQTLPTIIKLKHSEEVCPYAAQLLLKTVDFIRNLPAVLCLSRSDRVRLLQHCWSELLILTMAQCEFHIQVEKVSFPKDLQDNTTNVNNKPTSTVTSVARSCSEKDCREGALLKYIIATQGIPTTSDIDTLNAFFQKCQTLEIDDKEFAYLKSTIFFNPGKKVQKF